The following proteins come from a genomic window of Platichthys flesus chromosome 1, fPlaFle2.1, whole genome shotgun sequence:
- the foxf1 gene encoding forkhead box protein F1 codes for MTAEIQQPPAQTPAQSSPMSAPEKPHGQTAVMETASSTTKTKKTNAGIRRPEKPPYSYIALIVMAIQSSPTKRLTLSEIYQFLQSRFPFFRGSYQGWKNSVRHNLSLNECFIKLPKGLGRPGKGHYWTIDPASEFMFEEGSFRRRPRGFRRKCQALKPMYSMMNGLGFNHIPESYNFQGGGGGLSCPPNTLSLDTGIGMMNGHLAGNMEGMGLSGHSMSHLSTNSGHSYMGSCTGSTGNDYSHHDNSGSPLLTSGGVMEPHPVYSSSASAWAPAPTASLNNGASYIKQQPLSPCNPGANSLQPSLPTHSLEQPYLHQNGHSTTDLQGIPRYHSQSPSMCDRKEFVFSFNAMASSAMHSPSSGSYYHHQQVSYQDIKPCVM; via the exons ATGACGGCAGAGATCCAGCAGCCCCCAGCACAGACTCCTGCCCAGAGCAGCCCCATGTCTGCTCCGGAGAAGCCGCACGGACAGACGGCGGTGATGGAAACCGCCTCCTCCACCACGAAAACCAAAAAGACAAACGCAGGGATCCGTCGACCAGAAAAACCTCCGTATTCATACATCGCTCTGATAGTCATGGCGATTCAGAGCTCTCCAACGAAGCGGCTGACGCTCAGTGAAATATACCAGTTCCTGCAGAGCCGCTTCCCGTTCTTCAGGGGCTCGTACCAGGGATGGAAGAACTCCGTGCGTCACAACTTGTCCCTGAACGAGTGCTTCATAAAGCTGCCTAAGGGCCTCGGCCGGCCAGGGAAGGGCCACTACTGGACTATCGACCCGGCAAGTGAGTTTATGTTCGAGGAGGGCTCCTTCAGAAGGAGACCCAGGGGTTTTAGGCGCAAGTGCCAGGCGCTGAAGCCAATGTACAGCATGATGAACGGCCTGGGATTCAACCACATCCCCGAGTCCTACAACTTCCAGGGAGGCGGCGGGGGCCTGTCCTGTCCGCCCAACACCCTGTCTCTGGACACTGGGATCGGGATGATGAATGGACACTTGGCAGGTAACATGGAGGGGATGGGTCTGTCCGGGCACTCCATGTCACACTTGTCGACGAACAGTGGACATTCCTACATGGGAAGTTGTACGGGATCCACCGGGAATGACTATTCCCACCACGACAATTCCGGTTCCCCTCTGCTCACCAGCGGGGGAGTCATGGAGCCTCACCCCGTCTACTCGAGCTCGGCCTCGGCGTGGGCTCCGGCCCCCACGGCCTCTCTGAATAACGGGGCTTCTTACATCAAGCAGCAGCCTCTGTCTCCCTGTAATCCAGGAGCGAACTCGCTGCAGCCGAGCCTGCCCACCCATTCCCTAGAGCAGCCATACCTGCACCAGAACGGGCACAGCACCACAGATTTACAAG GTATTCCTCGGTACCATTCCCAGTCTCCCAGCATGTGTGACCGAAAGGAGTTCGTCTTCTCCTTCAACGCCATGGCGTCCTCGGCGATGCACTCCCCGAGCAGCGGCTCCTACTACCACCACCAGCAGGTCTCCTACCAGGACATCAAGCCGTGCGTCATGTGA